From the genome of Hymenobacter cellulosilyticus, one region includes:
- a CDS encoding acyltransferase: MIYSFNGIVPVVHESAFVHPQAAVTGNVIIGRNVYIGPGAAIRGDWGQIIIEDNCNVQENCTVHMFPGTTTRLKEMAHIGHGAIIHGATVGRNVLVGMNAVLMDRVDIGDECIIGALSFIKADEVIPPRSLVVGNPHKIIRQVSDEMLQWKTEGTHVYMQLPADLHATLQACAPLREVPADRALQQASYQTWAERKADS, from the coding sequence ATGATCTACTCGTTCAACGGCATTGTTCCGGTTGTGCACGAGTCGGCCTTCGTGCATCCGCAGGCGGCCGTGACGGGCAATGTCATCATCGGCCGCAACGTCTACATCGGGCCCGGCGCGGCCATTCGCGGCGACTGGGGCCAGATCATCATCGAAGACAACTGCAACGTGCAGGAAAACTGCACCGTCCACATGTTTCCCGGCACTACCACCCGGCTCAAGGAAATGGCCCACATCGGCCACGGCGCCATCATCCACGGCGCCACCGTGGGCCGCAACGTGCTGGTCGGCATGAACGCCGTGCTCATGGACCGGGTCGACATCGGCGACGAGTGCATCATCGGGGCCCTGAGCTTCATTAAGGCCGACGAGGTGATTCCGCCCCGTAGCCTGGTGGTCGGCAATCCGCACAAAATTATCCGGCAGGTCAGCGACGAAATGCTGCAGTGGAAAACCGAAGGCACGCATGTTTACATGCAGCTCCCCGCCGATTTGCACGCCACTTTGCAGGCCTGCGCGCCCCTGCGTGAAGTCCCCGCCGACCGCGCGCTGCAGCAGGCCAGCTACCAGACCTGGGCTGAGCGCAAAGCAGACTCTTAG